Below is a window of bacterium DNA.
TCAGGCTCGTGAAAACACCGATTATGGTTATTTATGCTGGTTACAAAAATTTGGCGCTAATGACAAAACCTACTTTGGGTATTATATGGCCGGTAACGGTGGAAGTAAAATCGCCGTGTTTCCCGAGCTACATCTCACAGTTGTAATCACAAGTACGTGGTACGGTACTGGAAAAGCACATGCACAAAGCGAAAAAATTTTATCTGACTATATTATTCCAGCGGTGCAACTTGAATCGAAATAAATTTTATCTATTCTTAATTTTATTTTTTTTAGAATCTTGCTCCACCGGCTTTCCGGAAATACCACCGGGTGTGACACACAAATTTCATGCAACTGATTTTCCTGATTCTTTTGTACTGCTTACAGTTCCTAATAAATACGAATCAAAACGCCCGACCCCAGTGCTTATTGCTTTGCATGGCTCAGGAGATAGAGCAGAAGCTTTTCATGACTTTTGGAAGAAATCAGCGGATTCTCTTGGTCTCATCCTAGTAACGCCGCAAGGATTAGAAAAAATGAATATGGGTTTTGGGTGGAATCGCAATAAGGCTACCGAGCGTTATATCAAAAATGTTTTAGTTGACGTACGAAAACGTATTCAGATAGATTCCACACAAATTTATTTTGCCGGTTTTTCATCCGGAGGATCGCTGGCGGCTTATCTGACCTTAAAGAAGATAATACCCAATCGAGGGGCGATTTTATTTGGAGCCTCTTTGGATACGCGTTCCCTTTTACTTAACTCAGGTGAAAAATATCGGTTTTATATCGGACATGGAACGTTAGAACAAAATTATCCACATATTAGTTCTGTAGCGGATACATTAGCCCAATCCGGCCATAGTGTTCGTTTTGTTCCTTACCCAAACATAGGTCACACGATACCTGAACCGAAACACAAAGAATTACTCAATGCGCTTAGGTGGATTTTAGAAAAGTAAAAGACACATTAGGTATTTCTTAATACCGAACAAATTAGCCCCGCGTGATATCGCGGAGCTTCATGGAGACTAGTGGAAATATATTATTTCTTCTGTTATTTCTAAAAGAATTATGTTTTAGATTGTTACACTTATTACTTAAAATCATTCACACAATAAAAAACTTGCAGTCGATTTCACCACTTTTGAATGTACGTGCGGGGGATATAGCCTTTTTTGGCTAAGCGGGGGAGTTCTTTTTTGAGGACTTGGTAGGTTGCAGATGAATATTCGCAGACGATAAAAGCCCGGTTCGCCGCTTTTTCAAGGTTTTCGTATAAAGCTTGGGTAAGTCTTTCCTGATCACCGCCTTTTTCATCAAAATAATAAATATATTTTGACCACGGCATATAGGTCATCACAGATTTGCCCGTTCGTTCTGCTTCATGGGCTATGATTTTATAGTTGGATTCCGTTTTAGGTACAAGAATGGCAAAACTTTCAGGCAATTCAACAAATGAACGCGTCAGATCGTCAAAATTCTTTCCAAAACCTGTCACCACAAAAAACACTTCTTTGCCCATAGGCCGTAATCTGGGATTTACAGTAAATTCAAGGCGACTGTATATCAGATTACGACGACCGATATCCATCGTAAAGTCACTGGCGCCGGCCTGACGGTTGAGTTTTTCACTGACACTAAAGATATCCCAATCCCGCTGCTCGGATAGAACATTCATATCGAGCACAAAAAGCGTATTTGGAAAATTCTTTGGAAGCTGTATGACTTTACGGATATAGTTGACGTTTTCCAGTTGAATGCGTTCGCTTTTGATAAAACCAGGTTGGATATCAAATTCATGAGTCAGGAGCGAATCAATGGCCTCATCAAAAGGTACATACCGATTGAGTTGTTCCAAACTGACGCCAATCGTAAGTCGTCGCGGTTCAGGAATAACCTGTTCAGCTACAGGTTCTTCTTTGATATAAGCAAAAGGATCTTCTTGTTTAGAAACACGTGTGATTGAAATAATGAGGTGAACCGTAAGCAAAACCAATGTAAGCGCACCAAGCGCTTTCACTATAAATTTCTTATTTTTTAACCATTCATTCATAATTTAGCATGTTCGTCTTTGGCAAATTCGAATATCCACTGCAAAAGCAGGTTATATTTTTCACCCAACGTCACTTTGCGCCTTGCCATTACAGTATTTGCGACCTGCATCGCTTTATCCATTTTATACAATGTTATTTTCGGCGAATCTACCCACGCATAAGATGGTATAACTTTGGGGGGGAATCCTCCACCGAAAACATTGCTGCACACACCGACTACCGTACCGGTGTTGAACATCGTATTGATCCCGCTTTTGGAATGATCTCCCATCGTCAAGCCTACAAATAAAGAACCGGTATTAATTTCTGCTCCATTGATCGTAATGGATACCGGGCCATAATTGTTTTTTAAGTCACTCGTATTCGTATCGGCGCCAAGATTGCACCATTCTCCGATATACGAATGCCCCAGAAAACCATCATGCTGTTTATTGCTATAACCTTGTATGATCGAGCCTTCAACTTCGCCCCCGACTTTACAAACAGGGCCAATGGATGTACTGCCGTAAATTTTTGCACCGATTTTTATCACACTATGGTCTCCGATATAGCACGGACCTTCAATGACAGCATTAGGCATCACTTGAAC
It encodes the following:
- a CDS encoding GlmU family protein, whose protein sequence is MQICIYEDDHYVNLYPLTLTRPVFELRCGASTLAERIARYFPEAEIFYQCRPLLASVYHEQHPDRRINHKISGECLFINGRVLMNDALMQQMSEHSGGEFINQGVIVGFWNSVKSVKLDADARMIKYPWDLMKYNAEGLREDFDRNKPGHTRATIYAGAHLVNADAITIGEGSSIKPGVVLDAEHGPIMIGSHVQVMPNAVIEGPCYIGDHSVIKIGAKIYGSTSIGPVCKVGGEVEGSIIQGYSNKQHDGFLGHSYIGEWCNLGADTNTSDLKNNYGPVSITINGAEINTGSLFVGLTMGDHSKSGINTMFNTGTVVGVCSNVFGGGFPPKVIPSYAWVDSPKITLYKMDKAMQVANTVMARRKVTLGEKYNLLLQWIFEFAKDEHAKL